Proteins encoded together in one Ailuropoda melanoleuca isolate Jingjing unplaced genomic scaffold, ASM200744v2 unplaced-scaffold7480, whole genome shotgun sequence window:
- the LOC100476087 gene encoding LOW QUALITY PROTEIN: olfactory receptor 2AJ1-like (The sequence of the model RefSeq protein was modified relative to this genomic sequence to represent the inferred CDS: substituted 1 base at 1 genomic stop codon): MMGHENHSFTSDFILLGLFSSSQSSLIFFFIFIIFIMTVTENTVMILLILRDSRPHTPMYFLLSHLSFMGILHISNSVPKMVTDFLSGSRTISFAGCGFQIFLSLTLLGGECLLLAAKSYDRYVAICHPLHYPILMNDYVRVLMAGGSWLVWTVNSIVHTAYSLHFPFCGSRAIDHFFCEVPAISKLSCVDTTLYEXGVYVSGLIFLLIPVSVIFASYVQILLTVLQMKSSEARKKSFSTCSFHMIVVTMYYGPFIFTYMRPKSYHTPGQDKYLAIFYTILTPTLNPIIYSFRNKDVLEAMKHMLKSNFLYQK, from the coding sequence ATGATGGGACATGAGAATCACAGTTTCACcagtgatttcattcttttaggactcttttcttcttctcaatcaagtctcattttcttctttatcttcatcatttttattatgacGGTAACAGAAAACACAGTCATGATCCTCCTTATCCTCAGGGACTCAAGACCCCATACTCCAATGTATTTCCTGCTCAGCCATCTGTCTTTCATGGGCATCTTGCATATTTCCAACAGCGTTCCCAAGATGGTCACTGACTTTCTGTCAGGCAGCAGAACTATTTCATTTGCAGGTTGTGGCTTCCAGATATTTCTATCCCTCACGCTCCTGGGTGGTGAGTGCCTTCTCCTGGCAGCAAAGTCTTATGATCGCTATGTAGCCATCTGTCATCCACTGCACTATCCCATTCTTATGAATGACTACGTCCGTGTTCTCATGGCTGGAGGGTCCTGGCTTGTTTGGACTGTCAACTCCATAGTCCACACAGCTTATTCACTCCACTTTCCCTTCTGCGGCTCAAGAGCCATTgatcactttttctgtgaagtcCCTGCCATCTCGAAGTTGTCCTGTGTGGACACAACACTCTATGAATGAGGAGTTTATGTTAGTGGCTTAATTTTTCTGCTTATCCCTGTCTCCGTAATCTTTGCTTCTTATGTCCAAATTCTCCTTACTGTCCTACAAATGAAATCATCAGAGGCACGGAAAAAGTCATTTTCTACCTGTTCCTTCCACATGATTGTGGTCACAATGTACTATGGGCCTTTTATTTTCACATACATGAGACCCAAATCATACCACACCCCTGGTCAGGACAAATATTTGGCAATATTCTATACCATCCTCACACCCACACTGAACCCCATCATCTACAGCTTTAGGAATAAAGATGTTTTGGAGGCAATGAAACATATGCTCAAAAGTAACTTTCTCTATCaaaaatag